A region of Vitis vinifera cultivar Pinot Noir 40024 chromosome 15, ASM3070453v1 DNA encodes the following proteins:
- the LOC104881868 gene encoding probable transcriptional regulator SLK2 isoform X1, translating to METKPHRFQQNPDNPPPSPLPPRPSPEANNNVAPTQPAQQQNLKRPSESNRVSVTTGIPPLPNSSNNSGRKRRTKKSKSTQQDILLQPQYAPQIPQNRLLLQQQQDQLRQMQQNQLLLQQQEQLRQMQQNQLLLQRQEQLRQMQQNQLLLQQRRLSPQPMQQRQWPQPQPQQQRSPQMMQQYMRQSNMQRNQGHSYSDFLMEVMHYQWAKPQNNSTGFWRQYVAKYYDSKAKERLCLSKCNDNGICFWDDTKRCSLCGWKPERVFEVSFEELPERLRVKFEIMEGERLDMGVAEEHKTVPGLTILLCPKATQRSIYGRESVVHEGLLRIGITDQWKILSWEFCVSQREAFVSFPPLSFRGNNWLGIGEMLRRPEAKNVPAESPEEGLQRHNHIRVQDTFQTGNNLDFSENCPCPKVEKACDSVEGFMDFSMQRKLDPIGLQDSSRPCPGAGLQRQEMLMAKHQANAQGQQINHITMNSTKAIHPSPSSYGSSNYYRVIGGQNANRIPGKAVSIDVDNIQTAALPLDSRETRLIRNPAANLRTPRPEEQLISHSTMNNPQATNIGQSSHMITGGQNANGIPGNGVASGMGITQSAAALPVESGETGLIPNPTMELQVQEMPVMEHPTSAQRQLTDKDTMNSPMVINDHIFINQQNGNQIEMLEGCVFDGVDITEATALADEDIETYLIDNPAAEFPTQEMQVMNHQGSVQGQVTNHDTMNHETMYPDQATI from the exons ATGGAGACGAAACCTCACCGCTTCCAACAGAACCCCGACAATCCCCCACCTTCTCCGTTACCACCTCGTCCCTCCCCTGAAGCAAACAATAATGTAGCCCCGACGCAGCCGGCACAGCAGCAGAACCTGAAAAGACCCTCAGAATCAAACCGGGTTTCCGTCACTACTGGCATTCCGCCCTTACCCAACTCCTCCAATAATTCAGGAAGAAAGCGAAGAACCAAGAAATCTAAATCCACGCAACAAGATATTTTACTCCAGCCGCAATACGCGCCGCAAATTCCGCAAAATCGGTTGCTGCTGCAGCAGCAGCAGGATCAGTTGCGACAGATGCAGCAAAATCAGTTGCTGCTGCAGCAGCAGGAACAGTTGCGACAAATGCAGCAAAATCAGTTGCTGTTACAGCGGCAGGAACAGTTGCGACAGATGCAGCAAAATCAGTTGCTGCTGCAGCAGCGGCGGTTGTCGCCACAGCCCATGCAGCAAAGGCAGTGGCCCCAGCCACAGCCCCAACAGCAACGCAGCCCACAGATGATGCAGCAGTATATGAGGCAAAGTAACATGCAACGAAATCAGGGACATTCGTACTCAGATTTTCTGATGGAGGTCATGCACTATCAATGGGCAAAGCCACAG AACAATAGCACTGGATTTTGGAGGCAATATGTAGCCAAATACTATGACTCGAAAGCTAAGGAGAGGTTGTGCCTATCAAAGTGCAACGATAATGGAATATGTTTCTGGGATGATACAAAGCGGTGTAGTCTTTGTGGTTGGAAACCAGAAAGAGTCTTTG AGGTGAGTTTTGAAGAGCTCCCGGAGAGACTTAGAGTCAAATTTGAGATAATGGAGGGTGAACGACTGGATATGGGCGTGGCAGAGGAACATAAAACAGTGCCTGGTTTAACAATTTTGCTGTGTCCAAAAGCAACTCAACGAAGCATATATGGACGAGAAAGTGTTGTTCATGAGGGACTACTTCGAATTGGAATTACTGATCAATGGAAG ATATTGTCTTGGGAGTTTTGTGTCAGCCAAAGAGAAGCGTTTGTGTCATTCCCACCACTCTCCTTTCGG GGGAACAACTGGCTTGGGATAGGAGAAATGCTTCGGAGGCCTGAAGCTAAAAATGTACCAGCTGAGAGCCCAGAAGAAGGTTTACAAAGACACAACCACAT CAGGGTACAGGACACGTTCCAAACGGGTAATAACTTGGACTTTTCGGAAAATTGCCCATGCCCCAAG GTAGAGAAGGCTTGTGATAGCGTGGAAGGCTTTATGGATTTCAGCATGCAGAGAAAACTCGATCCAATTG GCTTGCAGGATTCCAGTCGACCATGCCCTGGAGCTGGACTTCAGAGGCAAGAGATGCTGATGGCAAAGCACCAAGCTAATGCTCAAGGGCAGCAGATCAACCATATCACCATGAATAGTACGAAGGCAATACATCCCAGTCCAAGCAGCTATGGTAGTAGTAACTACTACAGGGTCATTGGTGGGCAGAATGCAAATCGGATTCCGGGGAAAGCTGTCTCCATTGATGTTGACAACATTCAAACTGCAGCCTTGCCACTTGATTCTAGGGAAACACGTCTGATAAGGAATCCTGCAGCCAACCTCCGGACACCTCGCCCTGAAGAACAGCTGATCAGCCACAGTACCATGAATAACCCGCAGGCAACAAATATCGGTCAAAGCAGCCACATGATCACCGGTGGACAGAATGCAAATGGGATTCCAGGGAATGGGGTCGCCAGTGGTATGGGTATTACTCAATCCGCAGCCGCTTTACCAGTTGAGTCTGGGGAAACAGGCCTGATTCCTAACCCTACAATGGAACTCCAGGTACAAGAGATGCCAGTAATGGAGCACCCCACTAGTGCTCAACGGCAGCTGACCGACAAGGACACCATGAATAGCCCGATGGTAATAAATGACCACATTTTCATCAATCAACAGAATggaaatcaaattgaaatgtTAGAGGGTTGTGTATTCGATGGTGTTGACATAACCGAAGCCACAGCCTTGGCAGATGAGGACATAGAAACATACCTGATTGACAATCCTGCAGCAGAATTCCCCACACAAGAGATGCAGGTGATGAACCACCAAGGCAGTGTGCAAGGGCAGGTTACCAACCACGACACCATGAACCATGAAACAATGTACCCTGATCAAGCAACAATATGA
- the LOC104881868 gene encoding probable transcriptional regulator SLK2 isoform X2 yields METKPHRFQQNPDNPPPSPLPPRPSPEANNNVAPTQPAQQQNLKRPSESNRVSVTTGIPPLPNSSNNSGRKRRTKKSKSTQQDILLQPQYAPQIPQNRLLLQQQQDQLRQMQQNQLLLQQQEQLRQMQQNQLLLQRQEQLRQMQQNQLLLQQRRLSPQPMQQRQWPQPQPQQQRSPQMMQQYMRQSNMQRNQGHSYSDFLMEVMHYQWAKPQNNSTGFWRQYVAKYYDSKAKERLCLSKCNDNGICFWDDTKRCSLCGWKPERVFEVSFEELPERLRVKFEIMEGERLDMGVAEEHKTVPGLTILLCPKATQRSIYGRESVVHEGLLRIGITDQWKILSWEFCVSQREAFVSFPPLSFRGNNWLGIGEMLRRPEAKNVPAESPEEGLQRHNHMVQDTFQTGNNLDFSENCPCPKVEKACDSVEGFMDFSMQRKLDPIGLQDSSRPCPGAGLQRQEMLMAKHQANAQGQQINHITMNSTKAIHPSPSSYGSSNYYRVIGGQNANRIPGKAVSIDVDNIQTAALPLDSRETRLIRNPAANLRTPRPEEQLISHSTMNNPQATNIGQSSHMITGGQNANGIPGNGVASGMGITQSAAALPVESGETGLIPNPTMELQVQEMPVMEHPTSAQRQLTDKDTMNSPMVINDHIFINQQNGNQIEMLEGCVFDGVDITEATALADEDIETYLIDNPAAEFPTQEMQVMNHQGSVQGQVTNHDTMNHETMYPDQATI; encoded by the exons ATGGAGACGAAACCTCACCGCTTCCAACAGAACCCCGACAATCCCCCACCTTCTCCGTTACCACCTCGTCCCTCCCCTGAAGCAAACAATAATGTAGCCCCGACGCAGCCGGCACAGCAGCAGAACCTGAAAAGACCCTCAGAATCAAACCGGGTTTCCGTCACTACTGGCATTCCGCCCTTACCCAACTCCTCCAATAATTCAGGAAGAAAGCGAAGAACCAAGAAATCTAAATCCACGCAACAAGATATTTTACTCCAGCCGCAATACGCGCCGCAAATTCCGCAAAATCGGTTGCTGCTGCAGCAGCAGCAGGATCAGTTGCGACAGATGCAGCAAAATCAGTTGCTGCTGCAGCAGCAGGAACAGTTGCGACAAATGCAGCAAAATCAGTTGCTGTTACAGCGGCAGGAACAGTTGCGACAGATGCAGCAAAATCAGTTGCTGCTGCAGCAGCGGCGGTTGTCGCCACAGCCCATGCAGCAAAGGCAGTGGCCCCAGCCACAGCCCCAACAGCAACGCAGCCCACAGATGATGCAGCAGTATATGAGGCAAAGTAACATGCAACGAAATCAGGGACATTCGTACTCAGATTTTCTGATGGAGGTCATGCACTATCAATGGGCAAAGCCACAG AACAATAGCACTGGATTTTGGAGGCAATATGTAGCCAAATACTATGACTCGAAAGCTAAGGAGAGGTTGTGCCTATCAAAGTGCAACGATAATGGAATATGTTTCTGGGATGATACAAAGCGGTGTAGTCTTTGTGGTTGGAAACCAGAAAGAGTCTTTG AGGTGAGTTTTGAAGAGCTCCCGGAGAGACTTAGAGTCAAATTTGAGATAATGGAGGGTGAACGACTGGATATGGGCGTGGCAGAGGAACATAAAACAGTGCCTGGTTTAACAATTTTGCTGTGTCCAAAAGCAACTCAACGAAGCATATATGGACGAGAAAGTGTTGTTCATGAGGGACTACTTCGAATTGGAATTACTGATCAATGGAAG ATATTGTCTTGGGAGTTTTGTGTCAGCCAAAGAGAAGCGTTTGTGTCATTCCCACCACTCTCCTTTCGG GGGAACAACTGGCTTGGGATAGGAGAAATGCTTCGGAGGCCTGAAGCTAAAAATGTACCAGCTGAGAGCCCAGAAGAAGGTTTACAAAGACACAACCACAT GGTACAGGACACGTTCCAAACGGGTAATAACTTGGACTTTTCGGAAAATTGCCCATGCCCCAAG GTAGAGAAGGCTTGTGATAGCGTGGAAGGCTTTATGGATTTCAGCATGCAGAGAAAACTCGATCCAATTG GCTTGCAGGATTCCAGTCGACCATGCCCTGGAGCTGGACTTCAGAGGCAAGAGATGCTGATGGCAAAGCACCAAGCTAATGCTCAAGGGCAGCAGATCAACCATATCACCATGAATAGTACGAAGGCAATACATCCCAGTCCAAGCAGCTATGGTAGTAGTAACTACTACAGGGTCATTGGTGGGCAGAATGCAAATCGGATTCCGGGGAAAGCTGTCTCCATTGATGTTGACAACATTCAAACTGCAGCCTTGCCACTTGATTCTAGGGAAACACGTCTGATAAGGAATCCTGCAGCCAACCTCCGGACACCTCGCCCTGAAGAACAGCTGATCAGCCACAGTACCATGAATAACCCGCAGGCAACAAATATCGGTCAAAGCAGCCACATGATCACCGGTGGACAGAATGCAAATGGGATTCCAGGGAATGGGGTCGCCAGTGGTATGGGTATTACTCAATCCGCAGCCGCTTTACCAGTTGAGTCTGGGGAAACAGGCCTGATTCCTAACCCTACAATGGAACTCCAGGTACAAGAGATGCCAGTAATGGAGCACCCCACTAGTGCTCAACGGCAGCTGACCGACAAGGACACCATGAATAGCCCGATGGTAATAAATGACCACATTTTCATCAATCAACAGAATggaaatcaaattgaaatgtTAGAGGGTTGTGTATTCGATGGTGTTGACATAACCGAAGCCACAGCCTTGGCAGATGAGGACATAGAAACATACCTGATTGACAATCCTGCAGCAGAATTCCCCACACAAGAGATGCAGGTGATGAACCACCAAGGCAGTGTGCAAGGGCAGGTTACCAACCACGACACCATGAACCATGAAACAATGTACCCTGATCAAGCAACAATATGA
- the LOC100267827 gene encoding peroxisomal membrane protein 11C — MSTLDATRAELGLVILYLNKAEARDKICRAIQYGSKFLSDGQPGTAQNVDKSTSLARKVFRLFKFVNDLHALISPAPQGTPLPLVLLGKSKNALLSTFLFLDQIVWLGRSGIYKNKERAEQIGRISLFCWMGSSICATLVELGELGRLSASMKKLEKELKGSDKYQNEQYRSKLKKSNARSLALVKAVMDTVVAVGLLQLAPKKVTPRVTGGFGFVSSLISCYQLLPSPPKSKTS, encoded by the exons ATGAGTACTCTGGATGCAACTCGAGCAGAACTCGGTCTTGTAATTTTGTATTTGAACAAAGCTGAAGCTAGGGACAAGATATGCAGGGCAATACAATATGGTTCGAAATTTTTGAGTGATGGACAGCCTGGTACTGCCCAAAATGTTGACAAATCAACCAGCTTGGCACGGAAAGTTTTCCGTCTTTTTAAG TTTGTCAATGACCTACATGCTCTTATTAGTCCAGCTCCTCAAGGGACTCCTCTTCCACTTGTTTTGTTGGGAAAG TCCAAAAATGCGTTATTATCCACTTTCTTGTTTCTTGATCAAATCGTGTGGCTTGGTAGGTCAGGCATCTATAAG AACAAAGAACGAGCTGAGCAAATTGGCAGGATATCTCTTTTCTGTTGGATGGGTTCATCAATTTGCGCAACCTTGGTTGAG CTTGGGGAACTTGGAAGGCTTTCTGCAtcaatgaagaagttagagaaGGAGCTTAAGGGTAGTGATAAATATCAA AATGAGCAGTACCGCAGTAAACTCAAAAAATCAAATGCTCGGTCACTGGCCTTAGTTAAAGCAGTTATGGATACAGTGGTTGCTGTTGGGCTGCTTCAATTGGCACCAAAGAAAGTTACTCCTCGTGTGACAGGGGGCTTTGGATTTGTTAGCTCCCTCATCTCTTGCTATCAG CTGCTTCCCTCACCACCAAAATCCAAGACATCCTGA